A part of Lacinutrix sp. 5H-3-7-4 genomic DNA contains:
- a CDS encoding DUF6503 family protein → MKNSIIALALLFIVSACKEKTETVKTEDYKTKTLDVTTSIYPENVTKVFNAHGSIEQWNEFKNLEFTIAKETGDEKTITDLKTRRSFIETNTFALGFDGENVWLDKKGENEYNGNPNFYYNLMFYFYAMPFVLGDDGITYANTNALTLEGIEYPGIKISYGAEIGSSPEDEYILYYNPETFKMEWLAYTVTYFSKEKSKKWSFIKYSNWQTVSGIQLPETLTWYNTEDSLPTEPRNNVQFKAVMLSKNMAADSVFAKPETGEIVE, encoded by the coding sequence ATGAAAAATAGCATTATTGCATTAGCCTTATTATTTATAGTATCGGCATGTAAAGAAAAAACCGAAACTGTAAAAACCGAAGACTATAAAACTAAAACACTAGATGTTACAACCTCTATATATCCAGAAAATGTAACCAAAGTATTTAATGCTCATGGTAGCATAGAGCAGTGGAATGAATTTAAAAATTTAGAATTTACTATAGCAAAAGAAACTGGTGACGAAAAAACTATTACCGATTTAAAAACACGTCGTTCTTTTATAGAAACAAATACGTTTGCTTTAGGGTTTGATGGTGAAAATGTTTGGTTGGATAAAAAAGGAGAAAACGAATACAACGGAAACCCTAATTTTTACTATAACCTTATGTTTTATTTTTATGCAATGCCATTTGTTTTAGGAGATGATGGTATCACATATGCAAACACTAATGCTTTAACATTAGAAGGCATAGAGTATCCAGGAATTAAAATAAGTTATGGTGCAGAAATAGGCTCGTCTCCAGAAGATGAGTATATTTTATATTACAATCCAGAAACATTTAAAATGGAATGGCTAGCATATACAGTTACTTATTTCTCTAAAGAAAAAAGCAAAAAGTGGTCGTTTATAAAATACAGTAATTGGCAAACAGTTAGTGGTATACAATTGCCAGAAACTTTAACGTGGTATAATACAGAAGATAGTTTACCAACAGAGCCAAGAAACAATGTACAGTTTAAAGCTGTAATGTTATCTAAAAATATGGCAGCAGATAGTGTTTTTGCTAAACCAGAAACAGGAGAAATAGTAGAATAA
- a CDS encoding amidohydrolase family protein, with translation MKYLKYKLLTFALLLSVVAIAQQTPAPQQTQAYSIEGATAHLGNGEVIENALIMFNEGKITFVGSANMKIARQGKVINVNGKHIYPGFIAPNSTLGLVEVDAVRASNDIREVGAMNPHVRSLIAYNTESKVVESMRPNGVLMGQITPRGGRISGTSSIVQFDAWNWEDAVIKEDDGIHLNWPNPYSRGRWWLGEPAGLKPNKKYTEQVNNLTNYVLESKAYNAGNKSPRHLPFEALQPLFNGTKKLFVHVDDQKGITDAIAFAKDNNVKSLVIVGGAEADKVMPLLKQNNVPVLLQRIHSNSNSDDDAYDVTYTLANTLVNAGVLVGLENSGDMERMNARNLPFLAGTCAAFGLDKEKALSLITLNTAKILGIDDKVGSLEVGKDATFFISEGDALDMRTNKLSKAYIQGRDISLESHQTELYKRYSNKYKQ, from the coding sequence ATGAAATATTTAAAATACAAATTACTAACCTTTGCTCTACTACTATCTGTAGTTGCGATTGCGCAACAAACACCTGCGCCACAACAAACTCAAGCCTATTCTATTGAAGGTGCGACAGCACATTTAGGAAATGGTGAAGTAATTGAAAATGCACTGATAATGTTTAACGAAGGAAAAATAACTTTTGTTGGTAGTGCAAACATGAAAATTGCTAGGCAAGGTAAAGTTATAAACGTAAACGGTAAACACATTTATCCTGGTTTTATAGCACCAAATTCAACTTTAGGATTAGTTGAAGTTGATGCTGTACGTGCATCTAACGATATTAGAGAAGTTGGAGCTATGAACCCACATGTAAGAAGTTTAATAGCTTATAATACTGAGTCTAAAGTTGTAGAATCTATGAGACCAAACGGTGTGTTAATGGGACAAATTACACCACGTGGCGGACGCATTTCGGGAACCTCATCTATTGTACAGTTTGATGCCTGGAATTGGGAAGATGCTGTTATAAAAGAAGATGATGGTATCCATCTTAACTGGCCAAACCCTTATTCTCGTGGTCGTTGGTGGTTAGGTGAGCCAGCAGGTTTAAAACCTAATAAAAAATATACCGAACAAGTAAATAATCTAACAAATTATGTTTTAGAAAGTAAGGCTTATAACGCTGGTAACAAATCGCCAAGACATTTACCATTTGAAGCTTTACAACCATTATTTAATGGTACTAAAAAATTATTTGTTCACGTAGATGACCAAAAAGGAATTACAGATGCCATTGCTTTTGCTAAAGATAATAATGTAAAAAGTTTAGTTATAGTTGGTGGTGCAGAAGCAGATAAGGTAATGCCTTTATTAAAGCAAAATAACGTTCCTGTATTATTACAACGTATACACAGTAATAGCAACAGTGATGATGACGCTTATGACGTAACTTATACTTTAGCTAATACATTAGTTAATGCCGGTGTTTTAGTGGGCTTAGAGAACTCAGGAGATATGGAACGTATGAATGCCAGAAACTTACCTTTTTTAGCAGGTACATGTGCCGCTTTTGGTTTAGATAAAGAAAAAGCTTTAAGTTTAATTACACTAAATACTGCAAAAATTTTAGGTATTGACGATAAAGTTGGCTCATTAGAAGTTGGAAAAGATGCTACATTTTTTATTAGTGAAGGAGATGCGCTTGATATGAGAACTAACAAATTATCTAAAGCCTATATTCAAGGACGTGATATAAGTTTAGAATCTCACCAAACAGAACTTTATAAACGTTATAGTAATAAATATAAACAATAA
- a CDS encoding amidohydrolase family protein produces the protein MIKKLLLTTMLCFSITLFAQDYAPKNDGVKTINSNYTALTNATIHVSPTQVLDKSTLLIKDGKIIAVGKSVSIPKNAVKVDLTGKSIYPSFIDIYSTFGVETPKSPSGNSRRPQYDAGREGYYWNDHIRAEQDAIAHFKFDSKAAETLRKAGFGTVNTHIDDGIIRGTGTLIALNSNGTDANRILAEKSGQYLGTSKSKSSRQAYPTSIMGAFALLRQVNMDANWYATGNAKEKDRTLEAFIANKNQVQIMEAGSKLNALRLDNIGDQFNTQYVFVGGGDEYEYINDIKATNASFILPVDFPDAYDMEDPFLASAVELADLREWNQKPHNPKILAENNINFAFTTHKLKKPEEFMANVLKAIEAGLSKEKALAALTTVPAQILGKSNLLGTLKTGAYANFLVTSGDIFDKETTIYQNWVTGEKDEFKALNTTDIRGDYTFNLKNTTYELSISGKLEKLKAKAKANDKTLGAKVSFKDDWLNLTISTVDTTKQEFIRLVSNITDTNNFSGKAYFPNGNETTFSAKKVEKESKKDKVEKEKDKDEEEKDNKTQKFFPVTYPNMAFGNITQPKQETILFKNVTVWTNEKEGILKNSDVLIKNGKISKIGTNLNASGAKVINGEGKHLTAGIIDEHSHIATSSVNESGHNSTAEVTQEDVINPEHIGIYRNLAGGVTSIQILHGSANPIGGRSAIIKLKWGESAKDMLYKNSPKFIKFALGENVKQSNWGDNNTIRFPQTRMGVEQVYTDYFQRAKEYDALKKSGKPYRKDVEMEVIAEILNKERFISCHSYVQSEINMLMKVAEKFDFRVNTFTHILEGYKVADKMEAHGVGGSTFSDWWAYKYEVNDAIPYNAAIMHNAGVTVAINSDDAEMSRRLNQEAAKTVKYGNVSEEEAWKFVTLNPAKLLHIDDRVGSIKVGKDADVVLWSDHPMSIYAKAEKTLIEGATYFDIETDKQKREAIKIEKNELTNLMLQAKNKGLKTKPIVKKEKEHFHCDTEI, from the coding sequence ATGATTAAAAAATTATTACTAACAACAATGCTATGTTTTAGTATAACATTGTTCGCGCAAGATTATGCGCCCAAAAATGATGGTGTAAAAACCATAAATTCCAATTACACAGCATTAACAAATGCTACAATTCACGTTTCACCTACTCAAGTGTTGGACAAAAGCACTTTACTTATTAAAGATGGTAAAATTATAGCTGTAGGAAAATCGGTTTCAATTCCAAAAAATGCTGTGAAAGTAGATTTAACAGGAAAAAGTATATATCCTTCATTTATAGACATCTACTCTACTTTTGGTGTAGAAACACCAAAATCTCCAAGCGGTAATTCTAGAAGACCACAATACGATGCTGGTCGTGAAGGCTACTACTGGAATGACCACATTAGAGCAGAACAAGATGCCATTGCACATTTTAAATTTGATAGTAAAGCAGCCGAAACATTAAGAAAAGCTGGTTTTGGTACTGTAAACACACATATTGATGATGGTATTATTCGTGGTACAGGAACTTTAATAGCTTTAAACTCTAATGGTACAGATGCTAATAGAATTTTAGCCGAAAAATCTGGACAATATTTAGGAACAAGTAAAAGTAAAAGCTCACGTCAAGCCTACCCAACTTCTATTATGGGTGCATTTGCTTTATTACGCCAAGTAAATATGGATGCCAATTGGTATGCAACTGGAAATGCAAAAGAAAAAGACCGTACTTTAGAAGCTTTTATTGCAAATAAAAACCAAGTCCAAATTATGGAAGCTGGTAGCAAACTAAATGCCTTGCGTTTAGATAATATTGGTGACCAATTTAATACACAATATGTTTTTGTTGGTGGTGGTGATGAATACGAATATATTAACGATATTAAAGCTACAAACGCTTCGTTTATATTACCAGTAGATTTTCCAGATGCTTACGATATGGAAGATCCGTTTTTAGCAAGTGCTGTTGAATTAGCAGATTTACGTGAGTGGAACCAAAAACCACATAACCCAAAAATACTAGCAGAAAACAATATTAACTTTGCCTTTACTACACACAAATTAAAAAAACCAGAAGAATTTATGGCTAATGTACTTAAAGCCATAGAAGCTGGACTAAGCAAAGAAAAAGCTTTAGCTGCATTAACTACAGTTCCTGCACAAATACTAGGAAAATCTAATCTTTTAGGGACCTTAAAAACGGGTGCTTATGCAAATTTCTTAGTAACTTCTGGAGATATTTTTGATAAAGAAACTACAATATATCAAAACTGGGTTACCGGAGAAAAAGATGAATTTAAAGCTTTAAATACTACAGACATTAGAGGTGATTATACTTTTAATTTAAAAAACACAACCTATGAACTTTCTATTTCTGGTAAATTAGAAAAGTTAAAAGCAAAAGCAAAAGCAAACGATAAAACGTTAGGTGCTAAAGTAAGCTTTAAAGACGATTGGTTAAACCTTACAATCTCTACAGTAGATACTACAAAACAAGAATTTATTAGACTTGTTTCTAATATTACAGACACTAATAATTTTAGTGGTAAAGCATATTTTCCAAATGGAAACGAAACTACTTTTAGTGCTAAAAAAGTCGAGAAAGAGAGTAAAAAAGACAAAGTAGAAAAGGAAAAGGATAAAGATGAAGAAGAGAAAGACAATAAAACTCAAAAATTCTTTCCAGTAACCTATCCAAATATGGCTTTTGGAAATATAACACAACCTAAACAAGAAACTATTTTATTTAAAAATGTTACGGTTTGGACTAACGAAAAAGAAGGTATTTTAAAAAACAGTGATGTTTTAATTAAAAACGGGAAAATTTCTAAAATAGGAACAAATTTAAATGCTTCTGGCGCTAAAGTAATAAACGGAGAAGGCAAGCATTTAACTGCTGGAATTATAGATGAGCACTCGCATATTGCAACCTCATCAGTTAACGAATCTGGACACAACTCTACAGCAGAAGTAACACAAGAAGATGTTATAAATCCAGAGCATATTGGCATTTATCGCAACTTAGCTGGTGGTGTTACAAGTATTCAAATTCTTCATGGTTCTGCAAATCCTATTGGAGGAAGAAGTGCTATAATTAAACTTAAATGGGGAGAAAGTGCTAAAGACATGTTATACAAAAACTCGCCAAAATTTATAAAATTTGCTTTAGGTGAAAATGTAAAACAAAGTAATTGGGGAGATAATAATACAATACGTTTTCCACAAACTAGAATGGGAGTTGAACAAGTGTACACAGACTATTTTCAACGTGCAAAAGAGTATGATGCTTTAAAGAAAAGCGGAAAGCCTTATAGAAAAGATGTTGAAATGGAAGTAATTGCAGAGATTTTAAACAAAGAACGTTTTATTAGCTGCCACTCTTACGTACAAAGTGAAATTAACATGTTAATGAAAGTAGCAGAAAAATTCGATTTTCGTGTAAATACATTTACTCACATATTAGAAGGTTATAAAGTAGCCGATAAAATGGAAGCTCATGGTGTTGGTGGTTCTACTTTTAGTGATTGGTGGGCATACAAATACGAAGTTAATGATGCGATACCATATAACGCTGCTATAATGCATAATGCTGGTGTTACCGTTGCAATTAATAGTGATGATGCCGAAATGTCTAGACGTTTAAATCAAGAAGCTGCTAAAACAGTTAAATATGGTAATGTTAGCGAAGAAGAAGCCTGGAAATTTGTAACACTTAATCCTGCTAAATTATTACATATAGACGATCGTGTTGGTAGTATAAAAGTTGGAAAAGATGCAGATGTTGTATTATGGAGCGATCACCCGATGTCTATTTATGCAAAAGCAGAAAAAACCCTAATTGAAGGTGCAACTTATTTTGATATTGAAACAGATAAACAAAAACGTGAAGCCATTAAAATAGAAAAAAATGAGCTTACAAATTTAATGTTACAAGCAAAAAATAAGGGCTTAAAAACAAAACCTATTGTAAAGAAAGAAAAAGAACACTTTCACTGTGATACAGAAATATAG
- a CDS encoding DUF3810 domain-containing protein produces the protein MLKQKKLIIALSIIPAILIVKLLAQFPEFVETYYSNGLYPLTSKILRFTLGWLPFSFGDFIYAFAIIFILRWLFVNRKRIIKDFKHWLIDVFAALAIIYIAFHVFWAINYYRLPLHKNLNLKADYTTEELVAVTNKLIDKSNKIQLQITNNDTVKVVFPYTKPQLLKKVPDGYRVLQNTFPHLEYDGKSIKKSLLSMPLTYMGFSGYLNPLTNEAQVNSWIPIFKLPTTASHEVAHQLGYAAENEANFIGFLAATSNTDIYFKYSGYTFALRHCLHEIYRRNPELYTTKLQELNPGILKNYQDVRVFWDSHKNPIEPLFQTTYSSFLEANNQKGGMKSYSYVVALLVNYLQNKTL, from the coding sequence ATGCTGAAACAAAAAAAATTAATTATTGCGCTTTCTATAATTCCTGCTATTTTAATTGTAAAACTATTAGCACAGTTTCCAGAATTTGTAGAAACCTATTATAGCAATGGTTTGTATCCATTAACTTCAAAAATTCTTAGGTTTACTTTGGGTTGGTTACCTTTTTCGTTTGGTGATTTTATTTATGCTTTTGCAATTATTTTTATTTTAAGATGGCTTTTTGTAAATCGTAAACGTATAATTAAAGATTTTAAACATTGGTTAATTGATGTATTTGCTGCATTAGCTATTATTTATATTGCGTTTCATGTATTCTGGGCTATTAATTATTACCGTTTACCACTTCATAAAAACCTTAATTTAAAAGCCGATTACACTACCGAAGAACTTGTAGCAGTTACCAATAAACTTATTGATAAGTCTAATAAAATTCAGCTTCAAATAACCAATAATGACACCGTAAAAGTTGTGTTTCCTTATACTAAACCTCAATTATTAAAAAAAGTTCCAGATGGTTACAGAGTATTGCAAAATACATTTCCGCATTTAGAATACGACGGAAAAAGTATAAAAAAATCACTACTTAGCATGCCATTAACTTATATGGGATTTAGTGGCTATTTAAATCCTTTAACTAACGAAGCTCAAGTAAACAGCTGGATTCCTATATTTAAATTACCAACAACAGCCTCTCACGAAGTAGCGCACCAATTAGGTTATGCGGCAGAAAATGAAGCCAATTTTATAGGTTTTTTAGCTGCAACTAGTAATACCGATATTTATTTTAAATACTCTGGTTATACCTTTGCTTTAAGACATTGTTTACACGAAATATATAGAAGAAATCCTGAATTATATACCACAAAGCTTCAGGAGTTAAATCCTGGAATTTTAAAAAACTACCAAGACGTTCGTGTATTTTGGGACAGCCACAAAAATCCTATCGAGCCATTATTTCAAACAACTTACAGTTCTTTTTTAGAAGCTAACAATCAAAAAGGAGGTATGAAAAGTTATAGTTACGTTGTAGCGCTTTTAGTAAATTATCTTCAAAACAAAACACTTTAA
- a CDS encoding aminoacyl-histidine dipeptidase, whose translation MNTEIRALEPKPLWNKFADLNAVPRPSKKEERVIKFMKDFGVNLGLETIEDEVGNVIIKKPATQGMEDRVTIVMQSHLDMVHQKNADTVFDFDTQGIEMYVDGDWVKAKGTTLGADNGLGVATIMAILESTDIAHPAIEALFTIDEETGMTGAMGLKGGLLTGGILLNLDTEEDDEIGVGCAGGIDVTATRTYEEEETPEFKIGYQIIVKGLQGGHSGMQIHEGLGNANKIMNRLLFDGFENFGLRISEIDGGSLRNAIPRESKAIVAIDAIHEEAFNTEIQQLANSIKAELKTMEPDLEVVVSKIDTPEKIMNLGVQEGLTRALYAALNGVYRMSADIKDLVETSNNVARVIVKDGAVKIGCLTRSSVESSKFDLANTLRATFELTGCEVEFSGDYPGWTPNMESSILKVLDNLYQKLNGEKAHIAACHAGLECGILGQNYPDMEMISFGPNIKGAHSPDERAQISSAQKYWKFVLEILKEIPKK comes from the coding sequence ATGAATACTGAAATAAGAGCTTTAGAACCAAAACCATTATGGAATAAATTTGCAGATTTAAACGCTGTACCGCGACCTTCTAAAAAGGAAGAACGCGTAATAAAGTTTATGAAAGACTTTGGTGTTAACCTAGGCTTAGAAACTATTGAAGACGAAGTTGGTAATGTAATTATTAAAAAGCCAGCAACACAAGGCATGGAAGATCGTGTAACCATTGTAATGCAATCGCATTTAGATATGGTACACCAAAAAAATGCAGATACAGTATTCGATTTTGATACCCAAGGCATAGAAATGTATGTTGATGGTGATTGGGTAAAAGCAAAAGGTACAACGCTTGGCGCAGATAATGGTTTGGGTGTAGCTACAATTATGGCAATTTTAGAAAGCACAGATATTGCACATCCTGCAATTGAAGCTCTTTTTACTATAGATGAAGAAACAGGAATGACTGGAGCTATGGGATTAAAAGGTGGATTGTTAACTGGCGGTATTTTGTTAAATTTAGATACAGAAGAAGATGACGAAATAGGAGTAGGTTGCGCAGGAGGAATAGATGTAACAGCAACAAGAACTTACGAAGAAGAAGAAACTCCAGAATTTAAAATTGGTTACCAAATAATAGTAAAAGGTCTACAAGGCGGACATTCAGGAATGCAAATTCATGAAGGTTTAGGTAATGCAAATAAAATTATGAACCGTTTATTATTTGATGGTTTCGAGAACTTTGGTTTACGTATTTCTGAAATTGATGGTGGTAGTCTACGTAATGCAATACCAAGAGAGAGTAAAGCAATAGTCGCTATTGATGCTATACATGAAGAAGCTTTTAATACTGAAATACAACAATTAGCCAATAGTATTAAAGCCGAATTAAAAACTATGGAACCAGATTTAGAAGTTGTAGTTTCTAAAATTGATACTCCAGAAAAAATAATGAATTTAGGCGTGCAAGAAGGTTTAACACGAGCCTTATATGCTGCATTAAACGGTGTGTACCGCATGAGTGCAGATATTAAAGATTTAGTTGAAACTTCAAATAATGTTGCACGTGTTATTGTAAAAGATGGAGCTGTTAAAATTGGATGTTTAACAAGATCATCGGTTGAAAGTTCTAAGTTTGATTTAGCAAATACACTACGCGCTACTTTTGAGTTAACAGGATGTGAGGTTGAATTTTCTGGCGATTATCCTGGTTGGACACCAAATATGGAGTCTTCTATTTTAAAAGTGTTAGATAATTTATACCAAAAACTTAATGGCGAAAAAGCGCACATTGCTGCTTGTCATGCAGGTTTAGAATGTGGTATTTTAGGTCAAAACTATCCAGATATGGAAATGATAAGTTTTGGGCCAAATATTAAAGGCGCTCATAGTCCAGATGAACGAGCACAAATTTCATCGGCTCAAAAATATTGGAAGTTTGTTTTAGAGATTTTAAAAGAGATTCCTAAAAAATAA
- a CDS encoding PD40 domain-containing protein produces the protein MKKPLLVILLVLISNLISAQKENEIIQFNSILNQFTNIRDFTISAKGDEAFFTIQSPNGKISQLATIKKENNIWLEPKLLPFCDSYMYLEPFLSTNENRLFFVSNRPLNDSINKSKDFDIWYVDRANSSKKWSKPKNIGKPVNSNLDEFYPTISDNNNLYFTMDSPDGYGKDDIYFCKWQNNKYLPPILLNKNINSAGYEFNAFISKNEDILIYTKYNEKDGHGSGDLYIAKKDINGSWKKPTNLGIPINTKFMEYCPFYDEKNGILYFTSKRQNIKPKTFKNILEFKKYIQENENGLSKIYMTKIKI, from the coding sequence ATGAAAAAACCTTTATTAGTAATCCTCTTAGTTTTAATTTCAAATCTAATATCTGCACAAAAAGAAAATGAAATTATTCAATTTAACAGCATATTAAATCAATTTACTAACATTAGGGATTTCACCATTTCTGCTAAAGGAGACGAAGCATTTTTTACCATCCAGAGTCCAAATGGTAAAATTTCTCAATTAGCTACAATTAAAAAAGAAAACAATATATGGTTAGAACCTAAACTGCTACCATTTTGTGATTCTTACATGTATTTAGAGCCTTTTTTATCAACCAATGAAAATAGGTTGTTTTTTGTTTCAAATAGACCTTTAAATGATTCTATTAACAAAAGCAAAGATTTTGATATTTGGTATGTAGATAGAGCGAATAGCAGTAAAAAATGGTCTAAACCTAAAAATATAGGCAAACCAGTTAATTCTAATCTAGACGAATTTTACCCAACTATTAGTGATAATAATAATTTATATTTTACTATGGATTCACCAGACGGTTATGGCAAAGACGATATTTACTTTTGTAAATGGCAAAATAACAAGTACCTACCTCCTATACTACTAAATAAAAATATTAACAGTGCTGGTTATGAGTTTAATGCATTTATATCCAAAAACGAAGACATTTTAATTTACACCAAATACAATGAAAAAGATGGACACGGAAGTGGTGATTTATATATTGCGAAAAAGGATATAAATGGAAGCTGGAAAAAACCTACAAACCTAGGCATACCTATTAACACTAAGTTTATGGAGTATTGCCCATTTTACGATGAAAAAAATGGAATATTATACTTTACCAGTAAGAGACAGAATATAAAACCTAAAACATTTAAAAATATATTAGAGTTCAAAAAATACATTCAAGAAAATGAAAATGGCTTGAGCAAGATTTATATGACCAAAATAAAAATTTAG
- a CDS encoding peptidylprolyl isomerase, translating to MIKIFIVALVVGITSASCQDNYKDLEDGLYAEFQTTKGTMVAKLYFEKAPVTVANFVGLAEGTHPSLADSLKGKPFYDGITFHRVMDKFMIQGGDPTASGMGSAGYKFHSEFDQELSHDKAGILSMANSGGLATNGSQFFITEVPLKRLDAFLADGTLKNCNAPRTSCHPVFGELVKGLEVQDSISNVAVSKERSSANKPLEDVVINKLTIIRKGSAAKAFDAPAVFTEQEPLLPQRIEEIKKKQEEIAKEKAKIAADSFKKANADLKGEVYESPTGMVMITTKEGNGVKPKPSDNVYINCAGYFEDGTLFYTTWKDVAKANGTYDEKADENGFYKAFDRKYNTSAGLIPGFREAFLRMKIGDKAKVFIPSFLGYGAAANGPIPANSNLIFDIELMSIK from the coding sequence ATGATCAAGATTTTTATAGTCGCACTAGTAGTTGGTATAACAAGTGCTTCTTGCCAAGACAATTATAAAGATTTAGAAGATGGATTGTATGCAGAGTTTCAAACCACAAAAGGTACAATGGTTGCCAAATTATATTTTGAAAAAGCACCAGTAACAGTAGCAAACTTTGTTGGTCTTGCTGAAGGTACTCACCCAAGTTTAGCAGATTCTTTAAAAGGAAAACCATTTTACGATGGTATTACTTTTCACCGCGTTATGGATAAATTTATGATTCAAGGTGGTGATCCAACTGCTTCAGGAATGGGAAGTGCTGGTTATAAGTTTCATAGTGAGTTTGACCAAGAATTAAGCCACGATAAAGCAGGTATTTTATCTATGGCAAATTCTGGAGGTTTAGCAACTAACGGAAGCCAATTTTTTATAACCGAAGTCCCTTTAAAAAGATTAGATGCCTTTTTAGCAGACGGAACTTTAAAAAATTGTAACGCGCCACGAACAAGCTGTCATCCTGTTTTTGGTGAGCTTGTAAAAGGTTTAGAAGTTCAAGATTCTATATCTAATGTTGCAGTTTCTAAAGAGCGCTCTAGTGCTAACAAACCGTTAGAAGATGTTGTAATTAATAAACTAACAATTATACGTAAAGGTAGTGCAGCTAAAGCCTTTGATGCTCCTGCTGTATTTACAGAACAAGAACCTTTATTACCACAACGTATTGAAGAAATTAAAAAGAAACAAGAAGAAATAGCTAAAGAAAAAGCTAAAATAGCTGCAGATAGTTTTAAAAAAGCTAATGCCGATTTAAAAGGCGAAGTTTACGAATCTCCAACAGGTATGGTAATGATTACTACAAAAGAAGGTAATGGTGTAAAACCAAAACCATCAGACAATGTATATATTAACTGTGCTGGTTATTTTGAAGATGGCACTTTATTTTATACAACTTGGAAAGATGTTGCCAAAGCTAATGGAACTTACGATGAAAAGGCAGACGAAAATGGCTTTTACAAGGCTTTTGATAGAAAATATAACACAAGTGCTGGATTAATACCAGGATTTAGAGAAGCTTTTTTAAGAATGAAAATTGGAGATAAAGCTAAAGTATTTATTCCTTCGTTTTTAGGTTATGGTGCTGCTGCAAACGGACCAATACCTGCTAACTCAAACTTAATTTTTGATATTGAGTTAATGAGTATAAAGTAA
- the gldI gene encoding gliding motility-associated peptidyl-prolyl isomerase GldI has translation MNKGIFLLIILLTTFACKTTPEARKPVSSKTGSFIKESAERNKQLYQNEKVLIESLIAQDTILNYQASENGFWYAVVKASEENTPKATFGDIVNFNYDISNLNGVTIYSAEALKTKNYAMDQEELFSGLREGLKLMQAGETYKFIFPSQKAYGYYGDENKIGSNIPIQSTVTVNSIQKKQ, from the coding sequence ATGAATAAAGGTATTTTCCTTTTAATAATATTACTTACAACTTTTGCTTGTAAAACAACACCTGAAGCAAGAAAACCTGTATCTTCTAAAACAGGTTCTTTTATTAAAGAATCTGCCGAGAGAAATAAACAGCTCTATCAAAACGAAAAGGTCTTAATAGAATCACTTATAGCACAAGATACAATACTCAATTATCAGGCTTCAGAAAACGGTTTCTGGTATGCAGTTGTTAAAGCTTCAGAAGAAAATACACCTAAAGCAACATTTGGTGATATTGTTAATTTTAATTATGATATATCTAACTTAAATGGTGTTACCATCTATTCCGCGGAAGCGTTAAAAACAAAAAACTATGCTATGGACCAAGAAGAGTTATTTTCTGGCTTACGCGAAGGTTTAAAATTAATGCAAGCCGGAGAAACTTATAAATTTATTTTTCCGTCTCAAAAAGCCTACGGTTATTATGGAGACGAAAATAAAATTGGTTCTAACATACCTATACAAAGTACAGTAACAGTAAATTCTATTCAAAAAAAGCAATAA